The stretch of DNA GACTTAAAAATTCCCGAAAACATCTCTTTAAGTGCCTCTTTTGCTAAAATTGACGGTGCGTTACATATCAATAAAGAGGCTCAACTTTTAAGCTTTGCCAGTTTATTAGACGGTCCAAGCATGGCACAAGAATGCAGAGGCCGCGGAGCTCGTTATAACAGTGCTTTACGCTTTAGCGCCAGACACCCTGATGTTGTCGTAATTGTTGTCTCGTCTGATCGCCCGATTTCAATCATATATAAAGGAAGTGAATACAATAGGTTGATAGGCAAAGAAATAACCTTTTGCCCCAAAAACCAACCAGATTCAACCCAGTTTAGTGAATAAACAATAATTATTCCCATTTACAAAAACAAAAAAAAGTATATTTTAATCTAAACCATCATATAAAAAATTACACACACCGGAGTTAAAAATATGGCAACAAGTTTTGGCATTAATAAAAAAATAGGCCTTATCTTCTTTGCATTATTACTAGTTATAATGTTTATGGCAGGTCTTTTTATTGTAAACAGTAAAAACTTATCTCAAAGCATAGAACGCAATAATACCGCACAAGAAATTATTAAAAACGTTCTCGGAAGAGAAATAGACCACCTGCGTTGGGTGAATTCCGTACAAGAATATGTATTCAACAATGACAAAAAAACCCTCTCTGTGCAACAAGACCCTCATAAATGTGCCTTTGGAGTTTGGTATTACGGAGAAGGCAGAAAAGAAGCCGAAAAACTTTTCCCTGAACTTATTCCTTTATTAAAAAACATAGAAGCCTACCATTCTGCCATGCACCAGAGTGTTCCTACTATCATCAAATTTCATGAAGCAGGGGACACCGTGCAATCGGTAAAAACCTTTGAAGACATTACTCTAAAAAACTTATCAGGGCTGCGCGAAATTTTTACGAAAATTAGAAATATCCTGCAAACAGAATCAAATAAAACACTAGAAACACTAGCAAAAACTACAAAAAACTCTCTAAATATAACTTATATCGGCGTTGCTTTTGCTATTGTTTTAGCTGGTATTTTCTGGCTTATCATGTCAAAAATTATTACAAAACCAATTATTCAACTCTCTACCTTTGTTAACAACTTCTCAGCCGGCAAAGATACCTTACCTCTTGAATTAAACAGAGGCGACGAAATCGGTATTCTTTCAACCGGTCTCAACAATATGGTAGATAATATCACCACTATGTTGAAAAGTGCAGAAGAAAAAAATAAAGAAGTCCAAATGCACCTTGAACATGCAAAAACTGCTACTGAAAAAGCCAATCAGGCACTTTTAGAAGCAGAAAAAGCTAAAAAAGAAGGAATGCAACAAGCAGCGGATAGTCTCGAAAATATCGTTGAACAAGCCAACAATACTGCACATATTTTAGCAGAAAAAGTTATTCAAGCCCATAAAGGCTCAGAGTTACAGTGTATCAAACTTGCCGAGTCTTCAAGTGCCATGCATGAAATGACCAGTACGGTAATCGAGGTTTCACGAAACGCCTCTTTAGCCTCAAATAGTGCCTCAGAAACCAGACAAAATGCCGATAAAGGCTCAAGTATTGTAGACGCTACAATAAAAGCTATCTACGAGGTCAGTCAAAAGGCACAAGTTATGTCTCAAGAAATGAATGTCCTAGGCGAACAAGCCCAAGGAATAGGTCAAATCATGACTGTTATTACAGATATTGCCGATCAAACAAACTTACTGGCTCTTAATGCGGCGATAGAAGCAGCCAGAGCCGGAGAAGCCGGAAGAGGCTTTGCCGTTGTTGCCGATGAAGTTAGAAAACTCGCCGAAAAAACTATGGCAGCCACAAAACAAGTTGGCGACGTTATCAGAGAAATTCAAAAAAGCACAACCAACAACATACAAACTATGTCAGAAGCCGGCGTGGTTGTAATGAAAAGTTCAGATCTGGCAAAAGAAGCCGGACAAGCCCTTGTTGATATTGTAAAAATAGCCGAAGCGACCTCAGATAAAGTATTATCTATCGCCACGGCAAGCGAAGAACAATCGCAAGCAAGTGAAGAAATAAACCAAGGCATGTCGGCAATTCACAGATTTGCTAACGAAAACACAGAGTTAATGGTTGATGCAACCAAATTAGTAGAAGAGTTATCACAACTTAACGAATCTATTTCTTCGCTCGTTACTGAATTTAAAAAGTCATAAGACATATTTAAAATGAAACAACTACGCAATATTGTTGAAATTAATGAAGAACTCTGTAACGGTTGCGGGCTTTGTGTACTTGGTTGTATGGAAGGGGCAATAGAAATTATCGACGGCAAGGCAAAACTTGTTAAAGAAATCTATTGCGACGGGCTTGGTGCCTGTTTAAGTCATTGTCCAACGGGTGCATTAAAAGTAATTCAGCGAAAAGCCGAAGCTTTTGACGAAAAAGCAACCATTGAATATTTAAAGACAAAGAAAACACAAAGTTGCCTCAGCACGGCACAAAACAAGCCTCTTGATAAAACAGGGGAAAAACTTAACGGCAGTCTCAATAACTGGCCTTTTAAGATACACCTTGTTTCCCCTGACGCCGAGTTTTTGAAAAATGCCGATATACTAATCTGTGCAGATTGTGCGGTAGCTTTGGCAAAAAACTTTCATGCGGAATATCTTCAACACAAAGTTCTGCTGTTAGCTTGTCCAAAGCTTGAAAACTTTGATAATTACCAGCCAAAACTTGAGGCGATCTTTAAAAATGCCAATATGCGTTCGTGTACTGTTTTACGAGTAGAAGTCCCTTGTTGCAGAGGGTTGGCTGCTGCGGTAGAAAATGCCATAAAAACTAGCGGTTCAAAAATAAAAGCCAAGCATATTATTTTAACCAGAGAAGGAAAAGAGGCACTTAGCCCCTTTTTATAACCACATGAAATAAATATAAAAAAAGTCCGTTATAAAACCAAGCGTTTTTATAGCGGACTTTTTATTTTATCAGACTAACTTTTATCAAATTAACACCATTGCAAAACTCTGTTTTGGAGTGTCTTTCTGACGAAAGCCACTTTGAGCCTATTGTGCAATAGTCTCAATTAACACGGAGCGATACTCATTTTTATTGCTTGTATGGTCGTTCGCATTTTCAGGGAATAATCACCAACATTACGAATAATAATATTGATCAAATACAATTCATCAGCTTGCAAAAGCATATGAAGGTAATATTGAGTTTCCTCATCAACCTTAAAGCTTTGCATTACAAAAGTATCTTCGGCATGAAAGTCATCATAAGGTTCATAACCGCCTTCATCAACAAAACGTTGGAATAATCCACGTTGGTCTTGAATATAATCGCTAGAAGAAAAAGAAGCCGCCTGTTCCGGACTAATAGAAAAGACTGAAACAGAAACTAAAACAGAACCATCAGCATTTTTGGCTCTAAACCTATCGCTTTCAAAAGGTACCCATTCAACAGGCAAGGCAATACAAAGATTACCGGCAAGCGGGTGTACCTCCATAACCATTTTAAAATCGCTAGATTCATCCATTGTTGGCGGAGTTAAGAGTTTATTATTATCGGCTCGAACAGTATTCTGATCAGTGTTTTGTACAGAGGCTTGCTTGTTGTCATTTGTTTGATCTAAGTTTTTTGTTTCTTTTTTCTTAAATAAATTGCTAAAAAATCCCATAACATCTCCACATCTTGTATTTCTTATAAAAAAATACAACAAAAGACAACGCAACAAAAGACAACGCAACAAAAGGCAACACCAGCAGAATGACTATTGGATAAAGCCAAAAATCTTATAACAAGCTTTTATTTTATAATAAAATTAGCCGTTTAGCTCTTCTCTAAACTTACGAGAAAGTCTAAATACAACAACTTTACGCGGAGGTAAAGTAATAGACTCATCAGTTTGAGGGTTTCTGCCTCTGCGAGCAGTCTTTCCGTAAGCTTCAAACTTTCCGAAACCGCTAATTAACAAGGCATGATCTTTTTTTATAGAATTTTTCATAATGTTGAGTAAATCTTCAACAATATCTTTTACTTCAGCACGGTTACGATTAACATTTTCGTAAATTCCGTCTACTAAATCAGCCTTTGTTAAAGTCGTTGCATTCATAGTAACTTCTCCCTTATTATTTTATTAAACTTGAAAGTTTATTTGCAATTTCAAGCATTTGATTTGTATCTTTATATTGATTGCCCGCCCAACAATAAAGCCCATCAGAATCATTGCGAGGAATAATATGCCAATGAGCGTGCATTACTACTTGCCCGGCAGAAGGAAAGTTATTTTGCACTAAGTTAAAGCCTGTTCCTAAACCGCTCTCAATAATGCTTTTGCCGATTTTCTGAGAAATCTTAATTAATTCAGAATAATATTGTTCGGGCAAGTCTAAAAGATTTTCATAATGTCCTTTGGGAATAATTAAAGTATGCCCGGGTTTAATCGGACTTACGTCTAAAAATGCCAAAATAGTTTCATTTTCAAAAACCTTTGAAGAAGGAATAATCCCTGATATGATCTTGCAAAAAATACAATCTTGGTTTAATGGCTGTTTTTGCATTTTATCCCTTTAGATTCTACAATATTCATTATAATATAAGGTATTATTATATTTTTTTATCAATACTGGCAAGCATTATTCTCCTATTTACGAAAATAAATTCTTACTGTAAGCTATACTCTCAACTAACTTTTTAATAACACAAACTAAATATTTACCATATATTAAAACAATTAAAAGTTTTATCACACACAAAAGGCTTATCTATGTTTTTCAACGCTCCGGACAATAAAAAAAAAGAAACTATTTTGCCGTTTTTTTTACCTTATGCCGGTTGCAAACAAAGATGCATTTTTTGTGCTCAAGAAAAACAAACAGGTATAAAAACGCTTAAACCTTTTAATTTAAAAGACGAAACTCAACGTTTAGATATTTTTTTATCAGCATATCAAAAAAAAACTCAGACTCTTAAAAATAAAAACGTAGAACTCGCTTTTTATGGCGGAACTTTTACCGCCCTGCCAAACGAAGCTCAACTCGCCCTTTTAAAAACGACACAAAAATATCATAACAATGTTGAAAACGGTTTCTTAAGTAATATTCGCTGTTCCACAAGACCAGACAGTATCGAAAAAGATTGGCTTATTACCTTAAAAAGTTTTGGGTTAAGCATGATCGAACTTGGCATTCAAAGTTTTTCTGACGAAGTTCTCAATGCGGTTCGCAGGGGCTATTCTGCAAAACAGGCAATAAGTGCCTGTGAAATAGTAAAAAACTCCGGCTTAAACTTGGGTATTCAGCTTTTACCAAACTTACCCAGACAAACCCCAACCATGTTTTTAAACGACCTTGATTGGGTCAAAAGGCTCAAACCAAAATCATTACGCCTTTATCCCTGTCAGGTAATCAAAGGTGCCGAGCTTGAGACGGTTTGGCAGAAAAAAGAATTTAAAATTTGGAACCTTCCCTTAATCACAATCTTATTCAGTCAAGCTCAATTAATGGCGTGGGAAAATAAAATAACAATTATCCGCATGGGCTTGTCTCCTGAACCCGAGCTTGAAAAAGCAACAATAGCAGGATTAAACCACCCCGCTCTTGGGCAAATTATCAGAAGCCAAGCTTTATTAGCTTTTATAAGTCAAAAAATTATCTATTATAAAGCCTTACATAAAAGCAAAATTAATAAAATTTTTATCCCCAAACGTTATCAAGGCGAACTTTTTGGACACGCCAATAAACTCGAAGCAATCTATCAAACACTCGGTATCACACGTTGCAAGATAAAATTTTGGCAAAACAATTTTTTTATGCTCAACTAAAAAAGACTCCCCGATATTTGGCGCCAGCTCAAAATATACGGAGAGTCAATTGGGGAGGGGAATTTTTACGGCTTTTTTGCCATATTCCTCTTATGGGTTATTCGTATGCGTTTAACCGTCTAAGCTTTTTCTTAGGCTGGCAGGTTAAAACAAAATTTAAAAATATAAATAATTAGGCAATATTTGCAAGCAGGGTTTGTGCGGCTTCGTGTTTAGGGTTTTGAGCCATAATCGCCTGTAAATATTTTTTTGCTTCTTCTTTACGCCCTAAAGCGACAAGACAACCGGCTAAAGTAAAGTTTACAGCATCACTTTCTTTTATCTTTAAGCAGTTTTCAAGAACAGTTACAAGCTCAGACAAGCGACCTTGAACATGAGCAATTTGAACTAAACAGTTCATAGCAACCATGTTTTCAGGATTAATTTCAAGGGCTTGTTTAAAATTAGCATAGGCCGCATCATAATCTTTGCGTTCCATTTGTACTAAACCCATTCCGGCTAAAGCTTTATCACTTTTTTCAATGCCGGCGGCTTTACTGTATTGGGCATAAGCAGCATCATAATCACCACGTTGCACATAAATAGTTGCTAAACCTAAAAAAGGAGCTGCAATATCATCAGCACTCTGGGCAGCTTTTTGATAATATTCTTCAGCTTTATCATAATCGCCCATGTGTAAATAACATTCGCCCAATTCTTTGTTAATTTCATAATCAATATGATTGCTCATTGTGTTTCCCCTCATACTTAAATGTTATACTTTATTGGTTTGACATAAAATGCTGGCACTAGGAAAAGTATTCCAAACTTTCACTGATATATAGAAAAGAGCATTTCTTGTGCCAATAGCGAACAGCCTGTATTTTGACACTGTTATAAAATAATTTTCAGACAACATATTGATTTTATTTGATTTATCAAATTGGAACGCTTTTTGCTTCTCTATTTTGCGTAAGTTTATAAAAAAACGGAACTTTTTTCCGCAACGCAAAGGATAAAGCACATGAAAACACTATTTGAACCCCACTTGGCTCTTGCAGGCAGAGTTCTCGACATGCAACTTGAGCGTCAGAATGTTGTCATGAGTAACCTCGCAAATATACAGACCCCGGGATACAAGTCAAAAGAGCTTCATTTTGAAAAAGAACTTCAATCAGCCTTGGGAATTGATGCAAGAGGTAAAATGAGTCGAACCTCTCCACGCCACCTACCGTCAGTATTTAACCCCAACACTTTTGAAGCAGACTTAAATACACAGTTTGAACCACGTGTCATTGATGGTCTTGATGCTGTTAATTTAGATAAAGAAATGGCGGCTATGGCTAAAAATTCTCTACAATATAACACACTCACAACCGTAATTAAAAGTGGCTATGACGGTGTAAAAAACATCATACAAGAAGGACAAAAATAATGGACTTTATGACTGCTCTTGATATAGGTGCTTCTGCTCTTTCTGCTGATCGTACCTACTTAAATATTATTTCCATGAACCTTGCCAACGTTAAAACAACCAGAACAGCCGAAGGCGGACCTTATCGCAGAAAATCGGTAGTTATGGCGGCAACAGATGTAGACAGCTCTTTTAGTCGACAAATGCAAAGTGCCTTAGACAGAGAACTAAAAGGCGTAAGGGTAATGGATATAGTCGCCGACAAAAGACCGGAAAAAGAAATATACGAACCCGGACACCCGGACGCCAACCAAGACGGAATAGTTAAATATCCCGATATTAACGTAGTTGAAGAAATGGCACACATGATGACTGTTCAAAGAAATTATGAGGCCAACGTAGCGACGATGGATACCGTTAAAGCTATGTATAACAAAGCCTTAGAAATAGGTAGATAAAGGAGGACAACATGGGTTTTAACAATAACACACAAAATACGGCTCTAAAAGCCTATTCCGAAGCTCAGGCAAATTTTGACAGAGCAGATAGATCTAACCGCTCTCAAATGTTGCAAACTAAAACCATACCGGTAAACAGCTTTGAAGAAACTTTTAAAAGTTCTCTAAATACCGTCAATAATATGCAACGAGAAAAAAATACCATGATAGAAGCTTTTGCCTCTGGTGAACAACAAAATGTTCATGAATTGATGATTGCTTTACAAAAAGCCGGCTTAGCCATGAATATGACAACGGCTGTACGTAATAAGCTGATGGACGCCTATCGTGAACTCAGCAAGGTTCAGTTTTAATTAATATTAACCAATAGTTTAACTTAAAAAGTCAATATATCTTTTCTTCTGTGGAGTACGTCATATGTCTTTTAATACAGTGCTTGAACAACTTAAAAATTTTTGGTCTCGTTTTACGACCTCTCAACGTTTTCTTATAAGTTTTTTGGCAGTCGCCTTTGTTGTTGCTTTTGCCGCTTTGGTTTGGTGGGTAGGTCAACCCGACTATCAAGTACTCTATAGTAATCTGGCACAAGAAGATGCCGGACGCATAGTGAAAGTGTTGCAGGCAGAAAAAGTTTCATATCGACTTGAAAACGGGGGAACAACCATTAGCGTTCCTTCAAATCTGGTTTATGAAACAAGATTGAAAATAGCCGGAGAAGGTACTGTTCAAGGACAAGGCGTTGGCTTTGAAATATTTAACGATGTAAAAGTCGGACAAACCGATTTTATTCAAAAAATAAACTATCAAAGAGCCTTACAAGGCGAACTCGCAAGAACTATTTCAGAATTTCCAAGCGTTGAATCAGCCAGAGTCCACCTTGTTATTCCACGTCGTAGCCTCTTTGTTGAAGAAAAACTTCAACCCTCTGCATCAGTAGTTATAAAGCTCAGAGAAGGCTCAAAAATAGACCCAAAAGAAGTTCAAGCTATCGTTAACTTAGTTACCATGTCTGTTGAAGGTATGGATAGAAACCGCATCACAGTAGCGGACTCAGGCGGAAGAATCTTATTTGAACCGGCAGAAGACGGAAGCTTAGTCGGAACAAGCTCGACTCAACTTGATCATAGATTATCAGTACAACAAAGTATAGAACGCCGCATTGAGGAAATGCTTACCCCCATTATCGGTCAGGGAAAAGTAATTGCTAAGGTTAACGCCGACCTCGATTTTAGCCAACGTACATTCAGAAAAGAACTTTTTGACCCCGATAAAACCGTTGTACGCTCTGAACAAAGAAGCGAAGAATCAACCCAAGGGCAATCAAACTTAAATGCCGGTGTTCCGGAAACTAACTTTAGAGGTGATGGACTCGGAAACGGACAAAGCAACCAAGCTAGCAACCGTGAATCTCGTACCACCAACTTTGAAATTAACAAAGAAGAACAAAGCATAGTCGGTCAAGTCGGTGAAATAACAAGATTAAGTGTTGCCGTTATTGTTGACGGAGTTTATAACACAAACCCCGATACCAACGAAACAGTTTTCAGCCCTCGCTCAGATGAAGAAATGAAACGCATTAAGTCTTTAATTGCCTCGGCTGTTGGCTTTGACAGTGCAAGAGGAGACAGTATAGAAGTTAGCAGTATTGCTTTTTCAGAAAGCGAATCTTTACCTGATTTAAGTGTTGGCGAAGTAATGTCTGATTACGCCTTACGCTTTGGCAAGCCATTCTTAAACGCCCTGCTTATCTTCCTCTTCCTTGTAATGGTTGTACGCCCTGTGGTCTTGGCTCTAATTAGACCAAAAGTCGAAGGCGAAATGCTTGAGGGGCTCGAAGGTTTACCTATGGGCGAAGAACGCTTAGCCCTTATTGAGGGAATAGCCGAATCTGAAGTATTTGAAGCAATTCAAAAAATAGAAGATATTAAAGCACACGCACTCCAGCTCTCTGAGCAAAACATGGAACAAGCTGTAAGCATTATTCGCCAATGGTCAAAAGAACCAGAAGGAGCAAAAGGTGCAAAACGATAATAACTCCACCTTAAACGGATTACAAAAAACCGCTGTTTTATTATTAACCTTAGGCGACAAATTTGCAGCAGAAGTATTTAAACGTATGGAGCGTCAAGAAATTGCCGCAATCTCAAAAGCCATAGTAGCTATTGATGTTGTACCCAAAGAAGAAGTAGAAGCTGTTTTAAGAGAGTTTCATTATAGCATGATCAGCGGACGCGAAGAAGTACGCGGTGGTTCTGAGACTGTTAAACGCTTACTCTTGAAAAACCTTGACAGCGATACAAGCAAGTATGTTATCGATACGCTTGGTTTAAGTTCAAGTACTGCTCCTTTTAGAGATATAGCCAATATCAGCCCTCGTTTCCTTGCTCAAATATTAAGGAACGAACACCCGCAAACTCTGGCTCTTTTACTCGGACACTTAGCACCGGAACAAGCATCAGGTTTATTACAAAACCTTCCTGCCGGTTCTCGCTCAGAAATATTAATGCGTTTGGCAAGATTAGAAGCTGTTTCTGATGAAATGCTCGCCGCTGTTGATAAAGTATTACAAAGTCAGGTTATTGCCATGGGCGGAAAAGAAGGACGCAAAGTCGGTGGTGTTCAATCTGTTGCCGAAATACTTAACTCATGCGACAGGGCAACCGAAGAAGAAGTCTTGGCAGAAATCGAAGAAGAAGCCGCTCAAATGGCAGAAGACATCAGAAACCTCATGTTCGTATTCGAAGATGTCAAAGCGCTTGATGATCGTTCTGTACGTGAACTCTTAAAAGAAATCTCAAACGAAGATATGACTATGGCACTCAGAGGTGCTTCTGATGAATTAAAAGAAATCTTCTTTAAGAATATGTCCGAACGTGCCTCCGCAATGATCAGAGAAGATCTTGAAATTATGGGACCAACCAAACTCGCTGATGTTGAAGCGGCACAACAAAATATTGTTAAAGCCGTTCGCAAACTTGAGGGAGAAGGAAAAGTCGTTGTTAGCCGCGGAGGTGGTGATGTCTTTGTCTAATCAAAATATTAATACAGAGGCAATGCCGTTAAATCAGGCTGCTGTCCCAATAAATCAAACTTCAAAAACACATGGTTCAAGCACGGTTTTTATGGGACCAAACCCCTTGCTTGAAGTATCGCTAAAAAACTTAAGCGGTAGTTCAAATGCAAAAATCTGGGACGAAAAAACAGAAAAAGAATATTTGGAACGTATCAAAAAACAAGCTATCGCTAAAGCTACTGAGATTATTAGAGATGCGAAAGCAGAATCTGAACAACTCTATAAAGATGCCAAAGAAAAAGGCTATACTGATGGTTTAAGCGAAGCTAAAAACGAGCTTGAAGAATTTAGAAAAGAGCTTGGGGCAAACGTAGGGTCTGTGATTGAAGCCATACAAGGACAAAGTTCTAAAATCTTTGATAAATATAGAGAAGATTTGGTAATTTTAACCAAACAAGCCGTAGAAAAAATTCTTGCTTATGAATTATCAGAAGAAAAGAAACTTGTTTTGGAAAAGCTCTTCCGAGAGGCAATGCTCAAACTTGATAATAGAAATAATGTTATTATTAAGGTTAACCCTGATGATGAATTTATTATTAATGATATTATAAGTAGTGCTTCTTTAAAATATCCCGACTTAAAAATATGGCGAGTACAAGCAGACTCGAATATTCAAAGCGGTGGAATTTTACTGGAAACTCAAGATTCTTTAATAGACAACAGAATAGAAAGTCGAACTCAAATAGTTAAAGAAGTTTTAGACAGCCTGAACCTTAATGAAAATATTCTATAAAACAAACTAAAAAAAGAGCGGTGTAATTTAATTATACCGCTCTTTTTTTTATGTAAATCTATCTAAAACTATTTCTTTTTTTCTTTTATTGATTTAACCAGTGCCATAACAAAATCAACCGCATCAGGAATTGATTTTACCTCACCGGATATTTGAGCTTTTAACAAAGCATCACGAATTTCACCTATCTCTTTACCGGGTTCAAAGCCACTAAAATCCATAATCTCATTACCGTTTAAAAGAGGTTCGTTCATCGACTCTGGGTTTAAAGCTTTTTCAAGGTATTTGATATTATGATTATATGCCGTATAACTTCCGTCTCTGGATTTAATATCAGCCTGATACATCGCCATTATACGTTTATTGTCATCTATCTGATTAAACTTACGCAAACCACGGTCTGTTAAAGTAAAAGAAAACGCAATATGATGTTTTACTAAGTGGCAAATTGCAGCACTTTCATCAGCAGGAATATTCAAACGTTTAAGAATACTCCTTACAATTTGAGCTCCAACAGTATGATGTTGATAAAAAGTCCACAGACCTCTAAAATAGTCGGCTGTATAAAGCTTACCTACATCATGGAAAAATACGGCAAAAGTTCCAAGCCAATCATCTTCCCACTCGCCCTGAGGATAATGTTTCATACAAGCGATAGTATGATCAAAAACATTTTCAGTCGCATCAGAACTATCGTTTCTGGTTTGCATAACTCTTGATAGTGCTGAAACTTCAGGAATAATACCGTGTAAAATATGAGCGTCAAAAAGTAGTTGGGCAAATTTCCACATTTTTTTTGGCTCAACCAAACGCCATTCTTTTATAAAGTCATTTGGCGAAGTATAATCAAGCAAATCTTGGGCACTTCTTAATATCGCCATCCAAGTAAGCGGTTCAATCGGAAGTTCATAGTTGGCAGCATAACGCAAGGCACGTAAACCCAATAAATAATCACGTTTTATTGTCTGTTCGGGAAGTCCGACTATACTAACAAAACCACTTGAAAAATCATTAAAACCTTCAAACTCATTCTGGCTGATCGGCGTACAACCTCTGGATAAGCCAACGTTTGCCAT from Desulfovibrio litoralis DSM 11393 encodes:
- a CDS encoding radical SAM protein gives rise to the protein MFFNAPDNKKKETILPFFLPYAGCKQRCIFCAQEKQTGIKTLKPFNLKDETQRLDIFLSAYQKKTQTLKNKNVELAFYGGTFTALPNEAQLALLKTTQKYHNNVENGFLSNIRCSTRPDSIEKDWLITLKSFGLSMIELGIQSFSDEVLNAVRRGYSAKQAISACEIVKNSGLNLGIQLLPNLPRQTPTMFLNDLDWVKRLKPKSLRLYPCQVIKGAELETVWQKKEFKIWNLPLITILFSQAQLMAWENKITIIRMGLSPEPELEKATIAGLNHPALGQIIRSQALLAFISQKIIYYKALHKSKINKIFIPKRYQGELFGHANKLEAIYQTLGITRCKIKFWQNNFFMLN
- a CDS encoding tetratricopeptide repeat protein, which produces MSNHIDYEINKELGECYLHMGDYDKAEEYYQKAAQSADDIAAPFLGLATIYVQRGDYDAAYAQYSKAAGIEKSDKALAGMGLVQMERKDYDAAYANFKQALEINPENMVAMNCLVQIAHVQGRLSELVTVLENCLKIKESDAVNFTLAGCLVALGRKEEAKKYLQAIMAQNPKHEAAQTLLANIA
- the fliF gene encoding flagellar basal-body MS-ring/collar protein FliF, giving the protein MSFNTVLEQLKNFWSRFTTSQRFLISFLAVAFVVAFAALVWWVGQPDYQVLYSNLAQEDAGRIVKVLQAEKVSYRLENGGTTISVPSNLVYETRLKIAGEGTVQGQGVGFEIFNDVKVGQTDFIQKINYQRALQGELARTISEFPSVESARVHLVIPRRSLFVEEKLQPSASVVIKLREGSKIDPKEVQAIVNLVTMSVEGMDRNRITVADSGGRILFEPAEDGSLVGTSSTQLDHRLSVQQSIERRIEEMLTPIIGQGKVIAKVNADLDFSQRTFRKELFDPDKTVVRSEQRSEESTQGQSNLNAGVPETNFRGDGLGNGQSNQASNRESRTTNFEINKEEQSIVGQVGEITRLSVAVIVDGVYNTNPDTNETVFSPRSDEEMKRIKSLIASAVGFDSARGDSIEVSSIAFSESESLPDLSVGEVMSDYALRFGKPFLNALLIFLFLVMVVRPVVLALIRPKVEGEMLEGLEGLPMGEERLALIEGIAESEVFEAIQKIEDIKAHALQLSEQNMEQAVSIIRQWSKEPEGAKGAKR
- the flgB gene encoding flagellar basal body rod protein FlgB, with the translated sequence MKTLFEPHLALAGRVLDMQLERQNVVMSNLANIQTPGYKSKELHFEKELQSALGIDARGKMSRTSPRHLPSVFNPNTFEADLNTQFEPRVIDGLDAVNLDKEMAAMAKNSLQYNTLTTVIKSGYDGVKNIIQEGQK
- the flgC gene encoding flagellar basal body rod protein FlgC is translated as MDFMTALDIGASALSADRTYLNIISMNLANVKTTRTAEGGPYRRKSVVMAATDVDSSFSRQMQSALDRELKGVRVMDIVADKRPEKEIYEPGHPDANQDGIVKYPDINVVEEMAHMMTVQRNYEANVATMDTVKAMYNKALEIGR
- a CDS encoding ATP-binding protein, with translation MKQLRNIVEINEELCNGCGLCVLGCMEGAIEIIDGKAKLVKEIYCDGLGACLSHCPTGALKVIQRKAEAFDEKATIEYLKTKKTQSCLSTAQNKPLDKTGEKLNGSLNNWPFKIHLVSPDAEFLKNADILICADCAVALAKNFHAEYLQHKVLLLACPKLENFDNYQPKLEAIFKNANMRSCTVLRVEVPCCRGLAAAVENAIKTSGSKIKAKHIILTREGKEALSPFL
- a CDS encoding methyl-accepting chemotaxis protein → MATSFGINKKIGLIFFALLLVIMFMAGLFIVNSKNLSQSIERNNTAQEIIKNVLGREIDHLRWVNSVQEYVFNNDKKTLSVQQDPHKCAFGVWYYGEGRKEAEKLFPELIPLLKNIEAYHSAMHQSVPTIIKFHEAGDTVQSVKTFEDITLKNLSGLREIFTKIRNILQTESNKTLETLAKTTKNSLNITYIGVAFAIVLAGIFWLIMSKIITKPIIQLSTFVNNFSAGKDTLPLELNRGDEIGILSTGLNNMVDNITTMLKSAEEKNKEVQMHLEHAKTATEKANQALLEAEKAKKEGMQQAADSLENIVEQANNTAHILAEKVIQAHKGSELQCIKLAESSSAMHEMTSTVIEVSRNASLASNSASETRQNADKGSSIVDATIKAIYEVSQKAQVMSQEMNVLGEQAQGIGQIMTVITDIADQTNLLALNAAIEAARAGEAGRGFAVVADEVRKLAEKTMAATKQVGDVIREIQKSTTNNIQTMSEAGVVVMKSSDLAKEAGQALVDIVKIAEATSDKVLSIATASEEQSQASEEINQGMSAIHRFANENTELMVDATKLVEELSQLNESISSLVTEFKKS
- the fliE gene encoding flagellar hook-basal body complex protein FliE, which encodes MGFNNNTQNTALKAYSEAQANFDRADRSNRSQMLQTKTIPVNSFEETFKSSLNTVNNMQREKNTMIEAFASGEQQNVHELMIALQKAGLAMNMTTAVRNKLMDAYRELSKVQF
- a CDS encoding HIT family protein, producing MQKQPLNQDCIFCKIISGIIPSSKVFENETILAFLDVSPIKPGHTLIIPKGHYENLLDLPEQYYSELIKISQKIGKSIIESGLGTGFNLVQNNFPSAGQVVMHAHWHIIPRNDSDGLYCWAGNQYKDTNQMLEIANKLSSLIK
- a CDS encoding integration host factor subunit alpha, whose protein sequence is MNATTLTKADLVDGIYENVNRNRAEVKDIVEDLLNIMKNSIKKDHALLISGFGKFEAYGKTARRGRNPQTDESITLPPRKVVVFRLSRKFREELNG